Sequence from the Rhodococcus jostii RHA1 genome:
GACGTGCGATACGGCACCGCTGTGGAGACCGTACGCGGAATCCGCGGTGACGACGGGGTGATCGACCGTTTCGAGGTCCGCACCGCCGACGGCAGCACGGTGATCGCGCGCAACGTCGTGATGGGCGCCGGTCTGCGGGAACGAATCCCCGAGTGGGCCAACCCCTCTGCGCGGTGCTTCCACAACCACCAGTTCCTGTTCCGGCTCGGCGAGATGCCGGCCCCGGTCCACCATCGGTTCGTCGTCCTCGGGGCAGGCCAGAGCGCCGCCGAGATCGTGCAGTACCTGCACGGGAACTACCCCGAAGCCGAAGTCCACAGCGTCTTCTCGCGGTACGGGTACAGCCCGGCCGACGACAGCCCGTACGCCAACCGCATCTTCGATCCCGAGGCGGTCGACGACCTGCACGGCGCCCCGGAGGCGGAGCGACTGCGATTGCTGGATGTCCATAGGAGTACTAACTATTCGGTGGTCGACATCGAGCTCATCAACGAGCTCTACGCGACCGAATACCAGGAACGCGTGCGTGGGCGTCGCCGCCTCTTCATGCGACGCGCGTCGGAGATCATTGCCGTCGACGAGACTTCGGACGGAATCGAGGTGGCTGTCCGCAGCGGTGTGGACGGCCTCACCGACACTCTCGCTTGCGACGCACTGATTCTGGCCACCGGTTTCACTCCCGCCCCCCTCGAGCCTCTTCTCGGAGATCTCGCGCCGAAAATCCATCCGCCGCGTGAAGTGGGCCGAGATTACAGATTGGCGGTTTCACCGGACGTCACAGCGGGAATCTATCTGCAGGGCGGCACGGAGAAAACGCACGGAATCACGTCGTCGCTCCTGTCGAATGTTGCCGTGCGGGCGGGAGAGATCGTTACATCTGTCGTAACAAGGCGTGGCCGCAACGGCACGCTTGCTAGTGTGAACGCACAGGACACGTATGCGACAAGCGAGGCGAGATGAGCACCAATCCATTCGATGACGAAGAAGGCCGCTTCTACGTGCTGGTGAACGATGAGGACCAGCACTCACTGTGGCCCACGTTCTCTGAGGTGCCGGCAGGCTGGCGCGTAGTTTTCGGCGAGGAAAGCCGGGCCGCGTGCCTCGAGTACGTGGAGAAGAACTGGACCGACATGCGGCCGAAGAGCCTGCGTGAGGCCATGGAGGCCGACGAGAAGTCGGGCGGACGGCACAGCGTCGACAAGAGCTGACCTCCCCGGCGCCGCGTTTCGGCGACGATGTGCCGGGACGACCGTCCGGTGAGACACCGGCGGTCGTACCCGGCAGACGGCCCAGAGGCCGTCACCTGAAACTGCCTCAGGCCGCCTTCTGTGCGTGTGTTTCGACCGCCTTCCGCCGCCTCGTCTTGAAGACGGGGCGGCGGATGTCGTCTGTGCGACGCAGGATGCGCGGCCTCCGCATGGTCCGGGCAATCCATTCGCCTAGCGTGACGCCCGCCGCGAGCGCGCAACCGATACCGAACGCCGCCAGCAGCGAGCTCAGTCCGATCACCACTTCGTTGTTGAGCAGGGCGTACAGACCTCGGTACAGAGACAGACCCGGCAGCAGTGGTGTGATACCCGCCACCACGACGACCAGCGGCGGCGTGAGCGCGCGGCGGGCCATCAGACCACCGGCGAACCCGACCACTGTGGCCGCGAGTGCCGAACCGATGATGGGGCCGATGCCGAACTGGTGCGCCACCATGTAGACCAGGGCGCCGGCCGCACCGCCGAACCACGCGGCCGTGAGCGCGCGCTGCTCGGCGTAACAGGCCAGCGCATAGAACATCGACGCGAACGCGCCCGACATCACCAGCACGGGTAGTTGCACGAGTTCCGTGATCTCGACGTTGACGGGTGGCAGCGTCGAACCCAGCACGCCGGTCAGACGCAACGAGATGGCCACACCGGCGATGATGCCACCGGTCATCATGACCACTTCGAAGAATCGCGCCGCCGCCGTGATCGGTGCCCCCGTGATGGCGTCCTGCACCGAACCGACCAGCGACAGCCCGGACAACAGCACCACCACACCGGCCGAAATGATCTGCGAGGGTCTGATGTCGACACCCAGCTGATCCTGGAACGTATAGAGCGTCGCCGCCGGGGTCGCGGCCACCAGACCGCCCGCCACCTGCTGGAAGAAGAACGGCAGGCCGATGCGGTTGAGGACGCGGTTGACCCGGTAGATCACCATCGTCGTCAGGAAGGCGACCGATGCGACCAGCACCCCACCGCCCATCAACACGGAGACCGACGCGGCCATGGACGCCCAGGCGAGCGTCGCGATCCAGCGGTTGTACGGGTGCGGCGCCGTGGTGACCGCGGTCAGGGCCTCGTGTGCCTCGCTGGGGGTGACGGCCTCACGGCGGATCCGCCGCGTGAGCCGGTCCACCGCCGCGAGACGGGTGAAGTCCATCGAGCGGTAGTGCACTATCCGCATCGTGCTCGCCGGCGGGAGGGTTGGCCCCCGGTATGCGGACAGCACGATGGAGTTGTACGTGACATCCACATCGCACTGGGCGAGGCCGTACGTGGCGGCGATGAACTGCACCTGCTCGGCGGTGTCCATCGCACCGGTGCCCGACGCGAGGAGCACTTCACCGACACGCACGGCGAGGTCGAGTACTTCGGCGACCACAGCGTCGTCGGTGAGGTCGATCGGCTGCAGCGGTGTGGGTGCAGCGGTGACCGCATCGACCGTTGCGCGACGGTCGCCTGTGAGACGTTGGAGGGTTTCTGTGAGCTTGGCCATACTACGTGTCGGAGACAAGGTCTTTCTCGGTCAAATCGGTAGCGGAGAGTGCAGACTCGAGTGTCTCGTGGCGGAACGTGGAGATGACCTGATCGTGGACGACACGGAATGCAGAGGCCAGGATACGCGTCTCCTCGGGGTCCGCCCACGTGGCCTGCTGTTCGACCACCAGCACCCCGTCGTAGTAATACATTCGCTGCGGAATCAGCGTGATGCCCGCGGTAGACGCCCATTCCCGCAACGCCGCCAGGCCCTGGGTGGCGCCTTTCGGCCCACCCATCTCGATGTCGTCGCTCGACAGCGACAGCAGAGTGTCGATGTCGCCGGAGTTGAGGGCGTCGTGCCAAGCGAGGACAGTGGCGATCTCCGAGGTACTCATGGCTCCAACGCTATCCAATGTGGGCGGAAGTGGCCGACGTTCCTGCAATGGATATGATGGGCGCGCGTGTCCGCCTCCTTAGCTCAGTGGTAGAGCACTCGCCTTGTAAGCGAGCGGTCGTCAGTTCAATCCTGACAGGAGGCTCCACCGCGGAATTGCCTCCGCACACAGAGGGCCACCTTCCCCCGGGAAGGTGGCCCTCTGTCTTTCCCGCACGCTCACCCCTGGGTGGGCAGTTCGTCACCCTGGGGTCCCTGTCTCCGACCCCGCCGGTCATTGACGATGAGTACATGCAAGTGAATTCGTGCAGGTCGGCGGTACTGGATGCAATGGAAGCGCTGCCCGCCCTCGAAAGGGAGGCACTGGCCCTCGTGTACTACCGGGGAATGTCCTGCGACGAGGTGGCGGACACGATGCAGATCAGCGTCGCCACCGTCCGGGACCGCCTCCACGAGGGGGCGCGCAGACTGCTCGCCGGGGTCGGCGCCGTCTGATCGGACCGCGCCCTCACGTGCCGATCGGCTGACCGAGCAGGCTCGTGATCGTGTCGCCGACGATCGACGACCACACCGGCCACGTCGCCTGGTCGAGGGCCATCGATCCGACGTCGTGGGTGCTGCATCCGGTCTCGGCCGGGACCCCGGCGAACCGGTCCCGCAGCCACATCAGGGCGCTCGCCGCCGCGACCGGTTCGAGGGACAGGTGCTCGCTGGCGTGGTCGCGGGTGTAGGTCACCCGGGCGTCCGGGTCCTGGCAGTAGGTGTCGACGAGTGTGTCGACGGGCCCGACCGGCACCAGCCAGTCCGGGTTCGCCTGGTACATGAACATCGGGACGTCCGGGACCCGGTGACCCATCTTCGTCCGGTCGAGTACCGACTCGACCACCGGATCGCGCAGCGGGTCACCGCTCGGGCTGTCGAACAGGCCCCGCAGGTTCGCGAACGGCAGGAGCGCCGACTGGTAGCTCACGCAGAGGTTGCTCTTGGCGGTCAGGAGCTGCTTGCCGAGTGGATTCAGATGTGTGTCGAGATACTCCGCGAGCTCGGGATAATCACGGCTCACGCCGAACACGCCGCCCAGCACGATTCCCGCGCCCAGGTTGTTGTCGGCGAGATCGACGAGGGCGCCGAGATCGGCCGGGATGCCGCCTTCGGCCGCACCGACGATGTTCAGGTCCGGTGCGTAGCTCGCGTGGAGTTCGGCGGCGTGACCCGTCGCGATCGCGCCTCCGGAATAGCCCATCAACCCGACCGGAGTCTGCCTGCCTGTCAGGCCCAGTGGGCCGAAGTTCTCCGCCGCCCGGATCCCGTCCAGGGTGATGCGGCCCGCGAGGGGCCCGGCCGCATACGCGGCGTTCGGGCCCTGGTGATCCGGCATCACGACGGCCCATCCCTGGGCGAGGGCGGCCTGCGCCTCGAGGAACTGCAGCGGCGCGACGATCTGACCGGTCAGCGGCGCGGGCACGGACCACTGCTGCAGTGCGTACGAAGCGGCGCAGTACTTGCCGAGGGAGTCTTCCTCCGGCTGGAGCGAGAGCAGATTGCGGACGCCGTCGATCGTGCCCCGCGGCTTGACGACCGTCGCGACCGCCGGGATCGGCTCGTCCCGCGAGTTGGTGGAGCGATACGACAGCTGCCACGCGTCGACGTTCACCGGAAGCACCGACAGGTTCGCCAGGTGCACTTCGCGGGCGGCGATGATTTCGCCCGGCTCGGCCGCCGCGACCACGTCCGCCGGTGGTTCGTAGAACCCCCGGTCGGCCTCGGGCCAGGCGGGGACGGTAGTAGCCGGCTGCACGTCCACCGGCGTTCCGTCGTCGGCGGGAGCCCCGACCGACGGCGCGGCGACGGCGAGCTGTGCGCCCACCACCATCGCTCCCACCAGCAGCATTCGACGTCGTCGTGCTCTCGATCCGATCATGTGGTCCTCCCCGGCCGAAGTGAGACGTCTATGTCTCACTTTGTGAGCAGACCTTAGATGAGGTGTGACGGGTATCGCAATACTCGCGAGTAAGTTCGGTTCAGGTCTGGTCGGTGACCAGCGCGATGAGCATCGTGCTCAGAACGTCCACCAGCACCGACGGGGACGGCCTGGGGGAGGCGGTGCTCCAGTGGTGGGCGAGATCGTTGACCGCCCCGATGAAGGCGATCGACACCATCTCGAACCGCTCGGGCGGGTCGACGATGCCGCCGTCGATCGTGCGGGTGACGGTTTCGAAGAGTTGCGCCCACTGCGTGCGGCGCTCGAGGCGGTACTGCTCGACCCGCGGGCCCGCCCCGACCACCTCCACGAAGATGATCCTGGCCCGCCGCTCGTCCGTGCCGACCGATTCGATGTAGGCCGTCATGACGGTGCCGGCGACGGTCCGGGGATCCCGCGAGGGCGCCCGGTCGTTCGCGGCGAGCACCGCGTCCCGGGCCTCGTCCTGAATCGTGTCGTAGAGCGCGAGGAGGATGTCCTCGCGGCTGCCGAACTCCTCGTAGAACTGGCGACGCGACAGGCCGGCGTGGGCACAGATGTCGCTGATCGAACTGTGGGCGTACGTCTTCTCCGCGAAGACCGACAGGGCGGAGTCGAGGAACCGCGCCCGGCGGGCTACGCGACGTTCCGCAACCGGTTGGCCGCTGTACGTCCGATTCGACTCTGCTCGGGACACGATCTCAGCCTACGGTGACGGGACGTGGGGGCCCGCCTGGGCTCACATCAGTTCCCGCATCCGCTCGTGCAGGATGATGCGCCCCGCGGCCTCGATCAGCGCGAGGTGGGAGAACGCCTGCGGGAAATTGCCGAGATGACGGCCGGCGCTCGTGTCGAACTCTTCGGCGTACAGCCCCAGGGGCGAGGACACGCTGAGCAACCGCTCCATCAAATCGGTTGCCTCCTGTACCTGTTCGACCACGGTCAGTGCCGACACCAGCCAGAACGAGCAGATCAGGAAGCTGCCCTCCTTCCCCGACAGTCCGTCGTCGGTTTCGCCGGTGCGGTAGCGCAGGACGAATCCGTCTTCGGTGAGATCGGTTGCGATGGCGTCGACCGTGGCACGCAGGAGCTGGTCCCCGCGGGGAAGGAATCCGAACACCGCGGCGAGCAGGGTCGACGCGTCCAGCGCCTCGGTGTCGTAGTGCTGGCGCAGCACCCCGTTCCTCACCCCGTGCTCGCGGATGTCGGCACGGATCTCTTCGGCTGTGGCACACCAGGTTTCCTCGGCCGGGCGATCGCCGCGGATGCCCGCGATCTTCGACGCCCGGTCGAGTGCCACCCAGCGCATCAGCTTCGACGACACTAGTGCTGCGGTGCGCCGCGAGCCTCCCAGATCCCCTGATCGGGGTTGCGCCACACCGCCGCCGCGCACGTCGCCTGCTGCTGCACGAGCGGCCACAGCCGGCGGGGGAGGCGCTTGCTACGCACCGTGTGCAACAGGATCGAGTCGAGGACGGCGCCGAACACGTCGTTCTGCCGCTGGTCGAACGCGCCGTTGCCGATGCGCACCGGTCGCGCGCCCGCGTAGCCGGACAGGTCGTCGCGGGTCGACTCCGTCAGGTCGCGGGTGCCGTCGATTCCGTACATGATCTGCAGTGCGCCATCGCCGTTCGACTCGAGATCGGCGATGAACTGCATGAACTTGTCGGCCTCCCAGTCCAGGTTCAGATAGTGCAGGGCCTGCAGAGTGAACGTGGAGTCACGCATCCACGTGTACCGGTAGTCCCAATTGCGCTCGCCGCCGGGAGTTTCCGGCAGGGATGTGGTGAGTGCCGCGACGGTGGCGCCGGTCGGCATGTACGTGAGTCCCTTGATGGTGAGGGCGGATCGCTGGATCGCCTCCCGCCACCGGTGGTCGGGGAACTGCAGTAGAGGGTTTCACCCTTCTCCAGCACGTGGCGGGCGCGGACCCGCCCACCCTCGATGCCGAGCGCCATGTCCGTCCGCAGGCGCAGGGTCCGACCCGCGCCGCTCGCGTCGGCGGTGTGCCGATCGCCGCCCACCAGAACCCACTCCGCCGGTGTGCGCCCGTAGTCGAACACGGGCTCGCACACCAACTCCACCTCCACCCTGCCGTCGAGGCAGGTGACCGTGCGGACCAGCATGTGATCGGCATCTTCGTCTGCGGGTGGCCGTGTGTGGGGAGTGACGGTGTCCTCGCCGCGGCTCGGACCCATCGTCAACACACTGCGCACGGTCACCCAGCCGGTCGGCGTGTTCCACACCGCCGAGATAGTGTTGCTTCCCGGCTCGTACTGCCGGGACGCCGGAACGTTGAGCCCGAACGGGCCGATCCGGAACATCCCCGCCCCGCGGTCGAGGAGGGATCCGAACACGCTGGTGAGTCGAACCGGGGCACGCACAGCCAGTCGACGGAACCGTCCGGCGCGATCAGCGCCCCGGTGTGGCAGTTCGAGAGGAACGCGTATTCGGCGATCGGCGGGAACGGGGACGGCGCGGCCGCGCTCTGGGGTGGGCATCGTCGTCCGAGGCAGTAGCCACGTCCGCGCCCCTCTCCCGGCAGTGTCGACAACCTCCATGCTGCGGGTCGGGGTCCGCAGGGTCATCACCCTGTACGGGTGACCGGCGTCCCGTCAGTCATCGAGCACCGCGAGATCGAGTCGACGGACGCGATCAGGTTCTGCGATGACGTCGATCTCGGTGATCCTGCCGTCCGCGATCGTGAACGCCAGCACCAGGTGCAGCCGACCGTGGAGAGCCATCACGAGCCCGGCCGCCCCGTTCACCAGGGCGACCTGCGTGGACCGGGCCCGTTCCGAGGAGGCGAGCGCGCCCCTGGCCACGACCCGGGCACCCCGGATAAGGAGAGGTGCCGGGGTGGGTCCGACCGCCGGATCCGCCCGGAGCACCACGTCCGGATCGAGCAGGGCGACCAGAGCGTCGAAGTCGCCGCCGCGGGTCGCGGCCAGATAGGCATCGACGACACGGCGCTGGCGGTCCAGATCCGCCGTGTCCGGCGCCGGGGAGGCCCCTTTCACCCGTCGGCGGGCGCGGCTGGCGAGTTGCCGCACCGCCGGGGAGGAGCGGCCCACGACGGGGGCGACGTCGTCGAAGGGCACGTCGAACATGTCGTGCAGAACGAACGCGAGCCGCTCGGTCGGCGTCAGCGTGTCGAGCACCACGAGCAGGGCCAGGCCGACCGAGTCCGCCAGCATCGCTTCGTGTTCGGGGTCGCCACCGTCCCCGTGACCGACGACCGGATCGTGTGCCTGCACGTCGAGAGGTTCCTCGCGCCGCTGCTCGCGTGAGCGGAGCACGTTCAGGCACACCCGCGACACCACCGTGATCAGCCACGCCTCGAGATTGTCCACGTCATCGGTGTCGGCGCGGCTCATGCGCAGCCACGCCTCCTGGACGGCGTCGTCGGCCTCGCTCACCGAGCCGAGCATCCGGTACGCGACGGCCCGCAGCCGGAGCCGGTGTTCCTCGAAACGCTCCGTCAGCCGATCGCGGTCGTCCACCGTGTCACATTCCTTCCTCGCCGCGTGTCTTAGCAGTAGATCCACCGAACACCAGCTGTCGGGACCGGGAAACCGAGTCCCGCACCCAACGAATCTGGAGAGATCATGACATCACCCATTCTGATCACCGGCGGCACGGGCACGCTCGGACGTCAGGTCGTCCCACTGCTGCGGGCGGCGGGACGGGACGTGCGCGTTCTCAGCCGGCACGGCCGCGAGCCGGGCGACGGCGTCGAGTATCTGGCCGGTGACCTGTTCGAGGGCAAGGGAATAGAGGCCGCACTGGAGGGCGTCGAGACCGTTCTGCACCTGGCGGGCGGACCCAAGGGTGACGAGGTGGCGACGCGGAACCTGGCGGAGGCAGCCTCGCGCGCCGGGGTGCAGCACCTGGTGTACATCTCGGTGATCGGCGCCGACGGCGTTCCGCTCGGCTGGTTCGGATCCAAGCTGGCCGCGGAACGAGCGGTGGCCGACTCGGGTGTGCCGTGGACGACGCTGCGCGCGGCCCAGTTCCACGACCTGGTGCTGACCATGCTGCAGAAGATGGTGAAACTGCCGGTGATTCCGGTCCCGGGCGGACTGCGGTTCCAGCCGGTCGACTCGGGGGAGGTCGCGGCGCGTCTGGTGGAACTGACCCTCGGGGCACCGGCGGGCCTGGTTCCCGACCTGCCCGGGCCGGCCGTGTACGGGATGGCCGAGCTGGTGCGCGGATACCTGCAGGCGACCGGACGGCGTCGGCTGATGATGCCGGTGCGGATGCCAGGGAAGGCCGGCCGCGCGTACCGGGAGGGCGCGAACCTGTCACTCGACGTCGCAGCGACGGGCAAGCGGACGTGGGAGGACTTCCTGGCCGCCTACGAGAGCATCTGACCGCCCACCTCGGCGACCTTCCCGCGCAGGTCCGCCAGCGTCTTGGTCAGGAGCCGCGACACCTGCATCTGCGACACACCCACCCGCGCGGCGATCTGCGACTGGGTCATGTTGCCGAAGAAGCGCAGGACCAGCACGGTGCGTTCGAGGTCGGGAAGTGATTCCAGCAGAGGTGCGAGGACCACGTGGTCCTCGACGTGGGCGAGGGCCGGGTCGACGTCGCCGATCGTCTCCGACAGCGGGCGTTCGTTCTCGCCGAGCGGGAAATCGGTGGAGAGGGTGCTATACGCGTCGGCGACCCGGAGCCCCTGCACCACTTCGTCCTTGTCGATCCCGACGGCCTCGGCCAGTTCGCTCGCCGTCGGGGCGCGTCCGAGTGTGGTGGTCAGTTCGGTCGTCGCGTTGGTGAGGGAGAGGTGCAGTTCCTGCATGCTGCGCGGGACGCGCATGGCCCACCCCGTGTCGCGGAA
This genomic interval carries:
- a CDS encoding SigB/SigF/SigG family RNA polymerase sigma factor, whose translation is MNVSTQLIAPSCEIRRIPSRTTPTHRSKPAADVAAADRRLEPARRERDQYRDVPAQCEAIGRLAASDPRREVLRQRLIERCLPLAEHIARRFHGRGEPLDDLIQVARLGLVKAVDRFDARCGANFVSYAVPTITGEVRRHFRDTGWAMRVPRSMQELHLSLTNATTELTTTLGRAPTASELAEAVGIDKDEVVQGLRVADAYSTLSTDFPLGENERPLSETIGDVDPALAHVEDHVVLAPLLESLPDLERTVLVLRFFGNMTQSQIAARVGVSQMQVSRLLTKTLADLRGKVAEVGGQMLS
- a CDS encoding threonine/serine ThrE exporter family protein, with the protein product MAKLTETLQRLTGDRRATVDAVTAAPTPLQPIDLTDDAVVAEVLDLAVRVGEVLLASGTGAMDTAEQVQFIAATYGLAQCDVDVTYNSIVLSAYRGPTLPPASTMRIVHYRSMDFTRLAAVDRLTRRIRREAVTPSEAHEALTAVTTAPHPYNRWIATLAWASMAASVSVLMGGGVLVASVAFLTTMVIYRVNRVLNRIGLPFFFQQVAGGLVAATPAATLYTFQDQLGVDIRPSQIISAGVVVLLSGLSLVGSVQDAITGAPITAAARFFEVVMMTGGIIAGVAISLRLTGVLGSTLPPVNVEITELVQLPVLVMSGAFASMFYALACYAEQRALTAAWFGGAAGALVYMVAHQFGIGPIIGSALAATVVGFAGGLMARRALTPPLVVVVAGITPLLPGLSLYRGLYALLNNEVVIGLSSLLAAFGIGCALAAGVTLGEWIARTMRRPRILRRTDDIRRPVFKTRRRKAVETHAQKAA
- a CDS encoding MbtH family protein, translated to MSTNPFDDEEGRFYVLVNDEDQHSLWPTFSEVPAGWRVVFGEESRAACLEYVEKNWTDMRPKSLREAMEADEKSGGRHSVDKS
- a CDS encoding trehalase-like domain-containing protein — encoded protein: MSTLPGEGRGRGYCLGRRCPPQSAAAPSPFPPIAEYAFLSNCHTGALIAPDGSVDWLCVPRFDSPACSDPSSTAGRGCSGSARSGSTFRRPGSTSREATLSRRCGTRRPAG
- a CDS encoding lysine N(6)-hydroxylase/L-ornithine N(5)-oxygenase family protein; translated protein: MSESPETVGTDLPVRDVVGVGFGPANLALAIAIEEHNAECPPRERISAQFFEKQDRFGWHPGMLLDGATMQIAFPKDLVTFRNPRSAFTFFNYLFDQGRLVDFVNHQTFFPTRHEFHDYLQWAARRVDADVRYGTAVETVRGIRGDDGVIDRFEVRTADGSTVIARNVVMGAGLRERIPEWANPSARCFHNHQFLFRLGEMPAPVHHRFVVLGAGQSAAEIVQYLHGNYPEAEVHSVFSRYGYSPADDSPYANRIFDPEAVDDLHGAPEAERLRLLDVHRSTNYSVVDIELINELYATEYQERVRGRRRLFMRRASEIIAVDETSDGIEVAVRSGVDGLTDTLACDALILATGFTPAPLEPLLGDLAPKIHPPREVGRDYRLAVSPDVTAGIYLQGGTEKTHGITSSLLSNVAVRAGEIVTSVVTRRGRNGTLASVNAQDTYATSEAR
- a CDS encoding glycoside hydrolase family 15 protein: MPTGATVAALTTSLPETPGGERNWDYRYTWMRDSTFTLQALHYLNLDWEADKFMQFIADLESNGDGALQIMYGIDGTRDLTESTRDDLSGYAGARPVRIGNGAFDQRQNDVFGAVLDSILLHTVRSKRLPRRLWPLVQQQATCAAAVWRNPDQGIWEARGAPQH
- a CDS encoding glycoside hydrolase family 15 protein; translated protein: MSSKLMRWVALDRASKIAGIRGDRPAEETWCATAEEIRADIREHGVRNGVLRQHYDTEALDASTLLAAVFGFLPRGDQLLRATVDAIATDLTEDGFVLRYRTGETDDGLSGKEGSFLICSFWLVSALTVVEQVQEATDLMERLLSVSSPLGLYAEEFDTSAGRHLGNFPQAFSHLALIEAAGRIILHERMRELM
- a CDS encoding TetR/AcrR family transcriptional regulator; this translates as MSRAESNRTYSGQPVAERRVARRARFLDSALSVFAEKTYAHSSISDICAHAGLSRRQFYEEFGSREDILLALYDTIQDEARDAVLAANDRAPSRDPRTVAGTVMTAYIESVGTDERRARIIFVEVVGAGPRVEQYRLERRTQWAQLFETVTRTIDGGIVDPPERFEMVSIAFIGAVNDLAHHWSTASPRPSPSVLVDVLSTMLIALVTDQT
- a CDS encoding nuclear transport factor 2 family protein produces the protein MSTSEIATVLAWHDALNSGDIDTLLSLSSDDIEMGGPKGATQGLAALREWASTAGITLIPQRMYYYDGVLVVEQQATWADPEETRILASAFRVVHDQVISTFRHETLESALSATDLTEKDLVSDT
- a CDS encoding sigma-70 family RNA polymerase sigma factor translates to MDDRDRLTERFEEHRLRLRAVAYRMLGSVSEADDAVQEAWLRMSRADTDDVDNLEAWLITVVSRVCLNVLRSREQRREEPLDVQAHDPVVGHGDGGDPEHEAMLADSVGLALLVVLDTLTPTERLAFVLHDMFDVPFDDVAPVVGRSSPAVRQLASRARRRVKGASPAPDTADLDRQRRVVDAYLAATRGGDFDALVALLDPDVVLRADPAVGPTPAPLLIRGARVVARGALASSERARSTQVALVNGAAGLVMALHGRLHLVLAFTIADGRITEIDVIAEPDRVRRLDLAVLDD
- a CDS encoding RNA polymerase sigma factor, which codes for MQVNSCRSAVLDAMEALPALEREALALVYYRGMSCDEVADTMQISVATVRDRLHEGARRLLAGVGAV
- a CDS encoding lipase family protein, with amino-acid sequence MIGSRARRRRMLLVGAMVVGAQLAVAAPSVGAPADDGTPVDVQPATTVPAWPEADRGFYEPPADVVAAAEPGEIIAAREVHLANLSVLPVNVDAWQLSYRSTNSRDEPIPAVATVVKPRGTIDGVRNLLSLQPEEDSLGKYCAASYALQQWSVPAPLTGQIVAPLQFLEAQAALAQGWAVVMPDHQGPNAAYAAGPLAGRITLDGIRAAENFGPLGLTGRQTPVGLMGYSGGAIATGHAAELHASYAPDLNIVGAAEGGIPADLGALVDLADNNLGAGIVLGGVFGVSRDYPELAEYLDTHLNPLGKQLLTAKSNLCVSYQSALLPFANLRGLFDSPSGDPLRDPVVESVLDRTKMGHRVPDVPMFMYQANPDWLVPVGPVDTLVDTYCQDPDARVTYTRDHASEHLSLEPVAAASALMWLRDRFAGVPAETGCSTHDVGSMALDQATWPVWSSIVGDTITSLLGQPIGT
- a CDS encoding SDR family oxidoreductase; the protein is MTSPILITGGTGTLGRQVVPLLRAAGRDVRVLSRHGREPGDGVEYLAGDLFEGKGIEAALEGVETVLHLAGGPKGDEVATRNLAEAASRAGVQHLVYISVIGADGVPLGWFGSKLAAERAVADSGVPWTTLRAAQFHDLVLTMLQKMVKLPVIPVPGGLRFQPVDSGEVAARLVELTLGAPAGLVPDLPGPAVYGMAELVRGYLQATGRRRLMMPVRMPGKAGRAYREGANLSLDVAATGKRTWEDFLAAYESI